The following coding sequences are from one Perognathus longimembris pacificus isolate PPM17 chromosome 13, ASM2315922v1, whole genome shotgun sequence window:
- the LOC125362231 gene encoding olfactory receptor 10V1, giving the protein MEGINKTTRIQFFFRPFSPDPEVQATIFVAFLAMYLTSLGGNATIAAIVYINDSLHTPMYFFLANLAVLELFYTSSIAPLALANLLSMGKTPVTIAGCGTQMFFFVFLGGADCVLLAVMAYDRFVAICYPLRYALIMSWSLCVQLMGGSLLLGFLLSLPLTVLIFHLPFCHNNEIYHFYCDMPAVMRLACADTRVHRMALYIISFIVLSIPLALISISYVFIIAALLRMRSAEGRQRAFSTCSSHLLVVLLQYGCTSFIYLSPSSSYSPEMGRMVSVVYTFITPILNPLIYSMRNKELKDALKKTLRKF; this is encoded by the coding sequence ATGGAAGGAATCAATAAAACTACCAGGATACAATTCTTCTTCCGCCCATTCTCCCCCGACCCTGAGGTCCAGGCGACGATTTTCGTGGCCTTTCTAGCCATGTACCTGACCAGCCTCGGGGGGAACGCCACGATCGCTGCCATTGTCTACATCAACGActccctccacacccccatgtacttcttcctagCCAATCTGGCCGTTCTGGAACTCTTCTACACCTCTTCCATTGCTCCCCTGGCCCTGGCAAATCTTCTTTCCATGGGCAAAACCCCCGTGACGATCGCGGGCTGCGGCACCCAAATGTTTTTCTTCGTCTTCTTGGGTGGGGCTGATTGTGTCCTGCTCGCGGTCATGGCTTATGACCGGTTCGTCGCCATCTGCTACCCTCTGAGGTACGCGCTCATCATGAGCTGGTCCCTGTGTGTGCAGCTGATGGGAGGGTCGCTGCTGCTGGGCTTCCTGCTGTCCCTGCCGCTGACCGTTTTAATCTTCCACCTCCCATTCTGCCACAACAATGAGATCTACCACTTCTACTGCGACATGCCCGCGGTCATGCGGCTGGCCTGTGCGGACACTCGGGTTCACAGGATGGCCCTGTACATCATCAGCTTCATCGTCCTGAGCATCCCACTGGCGCTCATCTCCATCTCCTACGTCTTCATCATCGCAGCCCTGCTGCGGATGCGGTCGGCAGAAGGGCGCCAGCGGGCATTCTCCACCTGTTCCTCTCACCTCCTCGTGGTCCTCCTGCAGTACGGCTGTACCAGCTTCATATATTTGTCTCCCAGTTCCAGCTACTCTCCTGAGATGGGCAGGATGGTATCTGTGGTCTACACTTTCATCACCCCCATTTTAAACCCTCTGATCTATAGTATGAGAAACAAGGAACTGAAGGATGCTCTGAAGAAGACGCTGAGAAAGTTCTAG